From the Halorhabdus utahensis DSM 12940 genome, one window contains:
- a CDS encoding DUF3179 domain-containing protein produces MRRHVTRRAVLASVGATSLAGCLGGTGNDEPRSAADKESTDRSESAESGPPTAEQRHPLPMEPARLKNRAVSGGPPKDGIPSIDDPTFEPADAATEKLEPGDPVFGIATGETAKAYPQRILVHHEICNDSIDGRPIAVTYCPLTGTAMGFERGETTFGVSGRLANNNLIMYDRATETWWPQVLATAIPGPWNDDPAIRSLREFRVVWTTWERWTAVHPDTRALSTKTGFAREYGLDPYGSYNPRTGYYSPESDPRFPAFSGDRQLARKRVVIGARSADGAAAFLKDTLRAEKLINGELGGSPVVAVYEPTLDTGYVFGNPEDEQFEYRDGQLVDEAGETYAPSSPPGERILAFDAMWFAWSGFYPETTLYA; encoded by the coding sequence ATGCGGCGTCACGTGACCAGGAGAGCCGTGCTCGCAAGCGTTGGAGCCACGTCACTCGCCGGCTGTCTGGGCGGGACCGGCAACGACGAGCCCCGATCCGCCGCCGATAAGGAGTCGACTGATCGGAGCGAATCAGCCGAAAGCGGGCCGCCGACGGCCGAGCAACGCCACCCCCTTCCGATGGAGCCAGCGCGGCTCAAGAACCGGGCCGTCTCAGGGGGGCCACCGAAAGACGGGATCCCGTCGATCGACGATCCGACGTTCGAACCCGCAGACGCGGCCACAGAGAAACTGGAGCCGGGGGATCCTGTCTTCGGCATCGCTACCGGAGAGACGGCCAAAGCCTATCCACAGCGGATTCTCGTCCACCACGAGATCTGTAATGACAGTATCGACGGGCGCCCCATCGCCGTCACGTACTGTCCGCTGACGGGGACGGCCATGGGATTCGAGCGCGGGGAGACGACCTTCGGCGTCTCCGGCCGGCTGGCGAACAACAACCTGATCATGTACGACAGGGCCACGGAGACATGGTGGCCACAGGTGCTGGCGACCGCGATCCCCGGCCCCTGGAACGACGACCCGGCGATCCGTTCCCTCCGGGAGTTCCGGGTCGTCTGGACGACGTGGGAACGTTGGACCGCGGTCCACCCCGACACCAGGGCCCTCTCGACGAAGACGGGATTCGCCAGGGAGTACGGCCTGGATCCATACGGGTCGTACAACCCTCGGACTGGATACTACTCCCCCGAGTCCGACCCACGGTTTCCAGCCTTCTCCGGGGACCGCCAACTGGCCCGCAAACGCGTCGTCATCGGCGCTCGGAGTGCCGACGGGGCGGCCGCGTTCCTGAAAGACACACTCAGAGCGGAGAAACTCATCAACGGCGAACTCGGTGGATCGCCAGTGGTGGCGGTCTACGAACCGACGCTCGACACCGGCTACGTCTTCGGGAACCCCGAGGACGAACAGTTCGAGTACCGCGACGGTCAGCTCGTCGACGAAGCGGGCGAGACGTATGCCCCGTCGTCACCGCCCGGCGAGCGCATCCTGGCGTTCGACGCGATGTGGTTCGCCTGGAGCGGATTCTATCCCGAAACCACGCTGTATGCCTGA